GACGCCGCCGTTGCTGCCCACGCCAATGTCGCGACCAGCGAAGCGACCACGGTCGTCCGTTGCCCTGCGGGCGCGATGGACAGGGCCTGGTGGAGCGCGTCATACAGCAGGCCGGGCGATCGCACCAACGCGTTCACGATGGCGTCGGCAAAGGCCGTGCGCCATGGATCGCCGATGCTGCGCAGCATGGCCCGGTGCTCGTCGACCGTCGCGGCGGCAAGCTGCCCCAGGGAGTTCGGCACCAGGTCGGGGACGTTGGCGACAGCAAAGACAAGTTCGTCGGCGCGCTGGACGGCCGGCAGGCGGGGTATCAAGTGATGCCAAGCCTGCATCAGCCGGGGAGATATGTCGTTCCACACCGCGGCCTCACGGGCATCCAGATGCTCCCCGGGCGGCTGAATAGCCCGCTCCAGCAGCTTGCGCAGCGGCCGGGCGATGCGCTCGACGGGCAGCGCATCGAGCGCGCGCTCGACGATCGACAGCAGTTGCGGCCTGCTGCTCGCGGGTACGGTCAGCCCCGCTGCATCGATCAGCAGCGATTCCAGCGCCGCGCCGGGGAACCGGTCGAGCCGGCCCGGCTCCAGCTGGTTGTCGAGCAGCGTCATCGCCGCCTCGCGCATGACGTGCTCGCCCATCTCGACCAACTGGCTGAAAACAGCCTGCGTCAGCTCGCATTGCCCGGTCACATCCAGGTGCGACAGCCGGTTCTCGGAAGGCGGGGTGCCGGGAGGGCTCAGTGGCCGACGGCTGCATGCCGTCCGCCCCCTGCACCGCGGACGGCGAGGAAGCGGACACGCCCGGCGAAGCGGGAGGGTTGACTTTCATGGCCTGGATTGACCGGCTCACTCGGCGAAGATGACCGGCATCATGCTCGGCGCAGCCGAACCAGGGCCGTCCGGAAACGAAAATCTGCTGGCCCGCGCGAACCTCACCTGCCGACCGGCGATCTCATGCAGCGGCAGTGCCGCACACGGGGCCCGCCCGCCCCCACGCGTCACATGCGTGATGCCGCACCGCACCCCGCACCGTGCCGTCGGCGCCCATGCGACAATACGCGACCCGTGCGGCCATCGTCCGCGCAAAGGGCCTCGCACCACCCGACCATAGGAGAACCGGACGCATGTTCGGCGACATCACGCGCTTTCTGCTCGACACTCTCTTCAGCCTGTTCGGCTCCGCGCTGCTGCTGCGCGCGTGGACGCAGGCGGTGCGGCTGTCGCCGCGCAATCCGCTGTCGCAGGCCATCTTCCAACTGACGGGCTGGCTGGTCCATCCGCTGCGCCGGATCATTCCGGCCACGGGCTATATCGACTGGTCATCGCTGCTGGCGACCTACCTGACAGCGCTGGTCTACCTGTTGCTGCTGGTGGCCACCCTCGGCGCGAGCCCGCTGGGGCTGCTGCCGCTCGGCTTCCTGGTGGCGCTGTTTACGGTGCTGAAGTGGGGATTCAACGTGCTGGTGTGGATCACCATCGGCTCGGCGATCCTGTCGTGGGTGGCGCCGCACGCGCCCATGGCCGCGGTGCTCAATACGCTGATCGACCCGCTGCTGCGCCCCATCCGCCGCTTGCTGCCGCCGCTGGGCGGCCTGGACCTGTCGCCGCTGGTGCTGCTGGTGGTGGCGCAGGTCGTGGTGATCGCGCTGTCGCATCTGGCGCTGTCGCCACTATTCCTGTAAGCGCCGTCAATCGAACGCGGGCGCCCAATCCGGATCGGTCACGACATCGATCAGCAGCGTGGAAATCCCGGGCCCCTCATCGACAGGAAAATCGCCGACAGGCCAGTCCCGGGGCGGCTCGGGTGGCCGCTGACCGTCCTGCAGGACCGCGCGGCGCATCGCGCTGAGCAACGGTTGCATCCACTGGTGCCGCGCAAAGTGGAAACCGGTCTGCCGGAACTGCGTGCCATCCGATTCCAGGGCTGCAGCCTTACTCGCCGACAGAGGTCCCAACGAAGTCGCAAACGCAGCGTGATGCTGCCAGTTGCCGCCGGCAAGCTTCGAGACACGGGCCTGCGTGAACTGCAGCAATGTCTCGCACAGCTGCGTCCACTGTGGGTTGGCGGCACTCATGTCGGCGCCGACGTCGCGATCTCCGGCAACCAGACGCCTCATCGCGGCCGTCAATGACGACGTGATGCTTCCGTGACCGCTCGAAGGAAGCGGCCAAAGCGACTGGATCGGAGAAGCCGGCCAAGTGCCGCGCTGATACTCGGTGTCATCACGGCAGAACTGGAGGAACTTCCAGTGCGGCCAATGGATCGAGGGATGCCGGTTGAGATGGGTGTCCCGGCTCAGATCGAACGTCCCGAGCCGTTGTGCGAAATGGTGCAACGCCAATTGCTGGTAGCCGGTGTAGAGCGCGATCTCATTGCGCGTGGACGGATCGGCATGTGCGATCCGCCCCGGATGATCGGCCGTCTTGGCTTGCAGCAGCAGCGCGCGCCGGAACGTCGTCCGCAGCCCCGACGCTTGGAGCGCCAGATAGCGGACGACCACCAGCAGATCCCCAATCTCGCAGTGCGCCCCACTCGGCAACGGATGCGCCTGGGGATGCCGGTCGACCCAGCAAGAGGTCAGCCGAACGCCCCAGGCCGGCCCCCGGCACAGGGCACTGCGCAGAAGGCGCAGCGCATGAGGCGCATGGAGCCCTCGCAGATACGCGCGCTCCTGGCCGGTCTGGTGATGCTCGGTCCAATGCCGGCGGATTCCCAGCTCCCACAGGAGGTAATCCGTGTATTCGACGTCAGTCGATGAAGGCGGATGAAGACCACGAAACGCCGGGATGTTCAGCGACATGCAAGCATCCGGAAAATCGGGATGTCCGCATGATATGTGACACCGATTCCACTCGCCATCCGGCGGCACGGCCCTTGCTCATCCATGGTCAGACCGGCAACCGCCGGTTGCATCGTCGGGAGCGCATCATGAACACATGCAAATCGCTGCTGGCCTGCGTTGTCGCCATCGCACTAGCGATGTTGGCGGCCTGCACGCTCGGCGGCGCCGTAGCCGGCGGCGTGGTCGGCCATGAAGTGACGCACAGCCCGGCCGGCACCATCGGCGGTGCCGTGGCGGGCGGCATCATTGGTCACGAGCTGGGCAAGTAACCGCCTGCTGTGCTCATTGCGGGGTGTGCCATAGCAGCATTCTTGCGGCACAGGCGGCGGCACATCCCGGGCGTGCCTTCGCGCATGCTCCGGCTGAACACGCCCCCCTGAATATTCGCGGTGCCAATGCCTTGCCGCTCGTAAAAATCGGACGCTCCCATGGAGCGAAAATCCTGCCGAACGGCCACGCTGCAATCTCTTGCACAAAATCCCCAATCTCAAAATCCACATCATTTTTACATGGGTTATGAAAAAATCACCCGCCCCTCTCCCTTTCCATGGTTTGCGATTTTTTTGTTATTGGATTTCCTGGTTTATACAATCCGCCTTGCATTTAATAATTCCGCCTTCAGCGTTGTGCCTCAATGCTCTCATGAGCTTGGCTCAATTGGGTCCTTAAACTCAGCTCAAATGCAACCATGTTCATATTCCGCCTTCTCATTACCGCTCTCTCGATCACTTTTTTAATGACGCCCTGCGCGCACGCCGATGTGGGGCACGACAAGTATCTCCACGCTGGCGTCAGCGCTGTCATTGCCTCCAGCGTGACCGCCCTGGCGGTGGATAGCCCCAATCGGCTCTGGTATGGCCTCGGCACCAGTCTGGCGGTCGGTGTGGCCAAAGAGATTGCGGACCGCCGGAAGACAAACGGCAAGTTCGATTCGAAGGATTTGCTGGCGGACCTGGTGGGCGCGCTGATCGGTGCGTATGCAACGGATAGCCTAATTCGCCCGGCTATTATTCGCCAACCGACCGGATATGCGTTCGGCGTGCAGTTGCATGTGGCGTTCGATTAACGCAGGCCGAGATAAATTTCGCCAATCACCGATTTAAGCATGCCGCGCAAATTGGATAATCATTAGAAACGCGCAAAATTACGCTTTGAACTTTCTTCAAGCCACACACCAATCAGCAACAACGATTATCCGGTATTTACAAAAATCCCGCCGCACATCGATTTAATTCCCTGAAATTGAGTTCCAATCACCGGATTGAATCCATAAAATAATTGGGCATATCAGTCGCATTCGGTGGCGCGGCACAGAATGCGCCGGCATCACATCTGCGCGAACGCTCTGCATATCCTGATACCGGTTCAAATGCGGCCCAGCCCGGCGCCGCTCGTTGCGGATGAACAGCGGGATCGCCTCCTCCATCGGTACGCCAACCGTACCGGGTACACGCGGCAAGGGCGATGGGCGCGGCCACCTGGTTTCGCCTCACCGGTCTGGCGACGTTCGGATGGTTCCTATATTGCAGCCCCGTTAATCCCTCCGGTGGCCGGTCTGCCGCCGGCCCCACGCCGCTGCACGATGCCTTCCATACCCAGCCGTTCCGCTGCCACTGCCCGCACCGTCGCTTCACCGGATGGCGCGAAGATCCCCGATCACGCCGGTGCAATGCACCGCCCTGCGCAACACCCCCCTTCGCCGGGGGCACGGACTGCGTCGCCGGCGATCGAGGCCTTGCGGCGGCGCCCCGCGGCCCCCACCCGTGAGGCCACCCCTGAAACGGTCCGCCCGGACCATCACGTCATCGACATCGCACCGGAAGCCTTGCGTCCGGACCACCATGTCATCGACATCGACCCGCCCCCACGGCAGGCGGCACCGCCTCGGGTGGCGCCGAACATCGCGCCCCCTGTCGCTCCGGTCTTGCACAGGAGAACGACACTCCGGATCTTGCAACGTATCCAGGACACGGTGAGCGCCACCTCCGTGGCCTTTTCGATGCGCAGCATGCGCTTCCCGGGCTACGGCCTCGAGAAAGTGGGGTTGGGCCTCGCCCTCGTCAATGCGCCCTGACCCTGGCGATCGTGTATGGGACCCTGCAGGCCCGGCGGGTCGAGGCTGACGCACTGCGCCGTCCTGAGCTGCGGGGCCTTGCGCTGGATGAGGTGATCAAGCAGTTCTGCGGGCCGGACACTGCGGCCGCGCGCTTCGACTGGAACGCCCCGGGCCTGTTCGTCAACACCATGGGCAAGGACATGGCAGACGAGGTGTCGCACATTCTGGCACGGGCCTTTGCCGCTGCCTGGACGCCCGCGGGTTCCTCGCTCGCGCCTGAGTTGCGCACCTACGCCGACAACCTGGTCTCCAGCGCCGACCTGCGCACGGCGCTGGCCCAGACAGCGTACGAAGCCAACGCCGCATGCGACGACCGGGTGGGGGTGCGCCTGGGCGAACTCATGCTGGCCGGCATCATGCACACGGTTCGCGACAAAGCTGCCAAGCCCCGCGCGGTGGTCGGCACCCTGGTGCTGCACGCGGCGACGCGGGCCATGGAGCGGCGCATATCGGCACTGCTCGCCCAGGGACAAGACCCCGAGGCCGCGGCACCCCCGCCCTCCGCCGAACTCATGCTGGCCGGCTGCCACGCGGTGCAGGCTGCCCTGATACGCCGAGGGATGGCGGTGCCGAACCTGCTCCGGGAACAGCTCTTCAGCATGGACGACCTTCGCCGGCACCGGAACAATGTGGTGGCGGCGGCCGAAGAAATTGCCGATGCCTGCTGCCCGCCGACCGCATCCGGCGAGCAAGCCGGTCATGCCGTGGCGGTGTTCCTGAAGCACCATGGCGGCGAGGCCGCGATGCAGATTCTCTCCACCCGCCTGGCGCACTTGACCGAATCGCTGGAGGCCCGTGTACAAGGCGCGCTCGATGCGCTGGACCGGGCGTTGGAAGGTCCGACCGACCCGACAAAACCTGTCGTGACCGAGCAGAGATATCGTGAAGAAGCAGACCAGTTGAAGCAGGAGTACGACGCGGGCCTAGCGCGGGTACGGGCGCAGGCGATCGCAGGCGCGCTGGCCGGGGACGATGCCGACTGGATCGCCCCGGAAACGCTCGCCTCCACATCGGAACCCGCACCGCAGCGGGCACTGCGGCAAGCCCCTGGCGAAACGTCCGCGGATGCCGAGGCCGGCGCCTCGCAGGCGCCTCATGGCTACGACCCGATCAAGGGTAAATGGAAGACCAGTTAATGGCTGACGGCCGGCGGCCCGACGACTGGGGTGAATCGGGCTGATCGGGTGGCGCAAGCACCGCCTGCACGCCGCGCGCGGCGAAGTGGCAATATTGACGGATCGCCCGGCCGCCCCCAACTGCCCGGTTCGCCCACTTCCCGCGCGCCCATGAAGAACCCCGACTACGATCCATCCAAGCCCCACCACACACCGGACGGCTTCCGCAACCGCTATCCCCACGCACCCCGCGACGGCGACGCCTGGAAGTGGATGCGCGAACGCCGCCGCCTCGGCCTGCCCAAGCCGCCCACCGCCGATCTGTCCTGCGTGCCGGCCGATCTGGCAGCCATCCGCCGCCCGCCCGCCGTGCCCCAGTTGACGTGGATCGGGCACGAAACCCTGCTGCTGCAGATCGACGGGCTGAACGTGCTGACCGATCCGGTGTTCGGCAAGCGCGCCTCGCCGCTGCCCTTCGCCGGCCCGCGCCGGCACCAGCCGCCGGGGCTGTCGCTCAAGCAGTTGCCGCATATCGACCTGGTGCTGATCTCGCACAACCACTACGACCACCTCGACCGCGCCAGCGTGCGCGCGCTGATGCGGCAGCCGGGCGGCGCGCCGATGTTCTTCGTGCCGCTGGGCATCGACCGCTGGTTCAAGCGCCACGTGCGCGGCACGCGCCTGGCGGGC
The nucleotide sequence above comes from Ralstonia solanacearum K60. Encoded proteins:
- a CDS encoding YggT family protein encodes the protein MFGDITRFLLDTLFSLFGSALLLRAWTQAVRLSPRNPLSQAIFQLTGWLVHPLRRIIPATGYIDWSSLLATYLTALVYLLLLVATLGASPLGLLPLGFLVALFTVLKWGFNVLVWITIGSAILSWVAPHAPMAAVLNTLIDPLLRPIRRLLPPLGGLDLSPLVLLVVAQVVVIALSHLALSPLFL
- a CDS encoding glycine zipper 2TM domain-containing protein, yielding MLAACTLGGAVAGGVVGHEVTHSPAGTIGGAVAGGIIGHELGK
- a CDS encoding YfiM family protein — translated: MFIFRLLITALSITFLMTPCAHADVGHDKYLHAGVSAVIASSVTALAVDSPNRLWYGLGTSLAVGVAKEIADRRKTNGKFDSKDLLADLVGALIGAYATDSLIRPAIIRQPTGYAFGVQLHVAFD
- a CDS encoding type III effector protein, whose translation is MIKQFCGPDTAAARFDWNAPGLFVNTMGKDMADEVSHILARAFAAAWTPAGSSLAPELRTYADNLVSSADLRTALAQTAYEANAACDDRVGVRLGELMLAGIMHTVRDKAAKPRAVVGTLVLHAATRAMERRISALLAQGQDPEAAAPPPSAELMLAGCHAVQAALIRRGMAVPNLLREQLFSMDDLRRHRNNVVAAAEEIADACCPPTASGEQAGHAVAVFLKHHGGEAAMQILSTRLAHLTESLEARVQGALDALDRALEGPTDPTKPVVTEQRYREEADQLKQEYDAGLARVRAQAIAGALAGDDADWIAPETLASTSEPAPQRALRQAPGETSADAEAGASQAPHGYDPIKGKWKTS